In one Methanobrevibacter arboriphilus genomic region, the following are encoded:
- a CDS encoding YbaN family protein, which translates to MEPKKTVFFSLGVALVGLGAVGVALPILPTTPFILAAFFCFGKSSKRAEKWIENNKYFGSYINNYKEKKGVPLDVKRNSLIFLWLTLSISAIIVNSLIVRLILLIVGICVSAHILLLKTKKDTIK; encoded by the coding sequence ATGGAACCTAAAAAAACAGTTTTCTTTAGTTTAGGAGTGGCATTAGTAGGTTTAGGTGCAGTAGGAGTTGCTTTACCAATCTTACCTACTACTCCATTTATTTTAGCTGCATTTTTCTGTTTTGGAAAAAGTTCAAAGAGAGCAGAAAAATGGATTGAAAACAATAAATATTTTGGAAGCTATATAAATAATTATAAAGAAAAAAAAGGTGTTCCATTAGATGTTAAAAGAAATAGTTTAATATTTCTATGGTTGACACTGAGTATTTCAGCTATTATAGTAAATAGTTTGATTGTTAGATTAATTTTACTTATTGTTGGAATATGTGTTAGTGCCCATATTTTACTTTTAAAAACCAAAAAAGACACTATTAAATAG
- a CDS encoding catalase has protein sequence MSNKKKYTTNKGIPVPNDQASITTGKGASYTMLEDAHLTEKLAHFGRERIPERVVHAKGTGAYGYFEVTNDLSKYTRAKFLSEVGKKTEVFIRFSTVGGEKGSADAKRDPRGTAMKFYTEEGNYDLVGNNTPIFFIRDSIKFPDFIHTQKRNPQNNLPDADMFWDFMSLTPESIHQATFLFTDRGTPLNFRHMDCFGSHSFMWYNEKNEYVWVKYHFKTAQGIKNFTNDEAVKMCGENPDHAVEDLFEAIENENYPEWNVYVQIMKPEEAEKYKFDPFDVTKVWFHGDYPLIPLGKLVLNKNPENFFAEVEQVAFAPSNFVPGIGPSPDRLLQGRLFSYEDTQRHRLGPNHHQIPVNRPKNADVNSYQRDGPMTVDENGGKGPNYYPNSFGGAEPDETVTPPTIELKAEINRHTMPTEDVDFFQTGELWRRVLSDEDKDHLVYNIVVHLGNAQERIRYRQCALFYKADPEYGTRVAEGIGLDINKVKELSEMTQEERVEATKE, from the coding sequence ATGTCAAATAAAAAAAAATACACAACAAATAAAGGAATTCCTGTTCCAAATGATCAAGCATCTATTACTACAGGTAAAGGAGCTAGCTATACCATGCTAGAAGATGCACATTTAACTGAAAAGCTTGCACATTTTGGTAGAGAGAGAATACCTGAAAGAGTTGTTCATGCTAAAGGAACTGGTGCATATGGATATTTTGAAGTTACAAATGACCTTTCAAAATATACAAGAGCTAAATTCTTATCTGAAGTTGGTAAAAAAACAGAAGTTTTTATACGATTTTCTACAGTAGGTGGGGAAAAAGGTTCAGCTGATGCAAAAAGAGACCCTCGTGGAACAGCTATGAAATTTTATACAGAAGAAGGGAATTATGATCTTGTTGGAAATAATACTCCCATATTTTTTATTAGAGATTCAATAAAATTCCCAGACTTTATACATACACAAAAAAGAAACCCTCAAAACAATTTACCTGATGCCGATATGTTTTGGGATTTCATGTCACTTACACCAGAATCTATACACCAAGCAACTTTCTTATTTACTGATAGAGGAACTCCATTAAATTTCAGACACATGGATTGTTTTGGAAGCCATTCATTCATGTGGTATAATGAAAAAAATGAATATGTTTGGGTAAAATATCATTTTAAAACAGCACAAGGAATAAAAAACTTTACAAATGATGAAGCTGTTAAAATGTGTGGTGAAAATCCAGATCATGCAGTAGAAGACTTGTTTGAAGCTATTGAAAATGAAAATTATCCAGAATGGAATGTTTATGTTCAAATAATGAAACCAGAAGAAGCAGAAAAATATAAATTTGATCCTTTTGATGTAACAAAAGTGTGGTTCCATGGTGATTATCCTTTAATACCTCTTGGAAAACTAGTTTTAAATAAAAATCCAGAAAATTTCTTTGCTGAAGTTGAACAAGTAGCTTTTGCACCTTCAAATTTTGTTCCAGGAATTGGTCCTTCCCCAGATAGATTATTACAAGGAAGGCTATTTTCTTATGAAGATACACAAAGACACAGATTAGGTCCAAATCATCACCAAATTCCAGTAAACAGACCTAAAAATGCTGATGTCAACAGCTATCAAAGAGATGGACCTATGACAGTTGATGAAAATGGTGGAAAAGGCCCTAATTACTATCCAAATTCTTTTGGAGGAGCAGAACCAGATGAAACAGTGACTCCACCGACTATAGAATTAAAAGCAGAGATTAATAGGCACACTATGCCAACTGAAGATGTTGACTTTTTCCAAACTGGAGAACTTTGGAGAAGAGTTTTAAGTGATGAAGATAAAGACCATCTTGTATACAATATTGTTGTTCATTTAGGAAATGCTCAAGAAAGAATCCGATACAGACAATGTGCTCTTTTTTACAAAGCAGACCCAGAATATGGAACTCGTGTAGCTGAAGGAATAGGTCTTGATATAAATAAAGTTAAAGAACTTTCTGAAATGACTCAAGAAGAAAGAGTTGAAGCTACAAAAGAATGA
- the hisH gene encoding imidazole glycerol phosphate synthase subunit HisH translates to MITIIDYGSGNLRSISNGFSKINVKSNVTKNPEKISDAEYLVLPGVGAFGQIMNNIEPYKKLIIEHISEGKPFLGVCLGLQALLSSSEETPGVKGLNIFKGKVKKLPIENGLKIPHMGWNRLDMTLCESKKSCSIIDGIDQDYFYFVHSYYASPEDEEVISGTTEYGFDVTAVLHQNNVFATQFHPEKSGVPGLKMLKNFVSMQI, encoded by the coding sequence ATGATTACAATTATTGATTACGGAAGTGGAAATCTTAGGAGCATTTCTAATGGATTTTCTAAGATTAATGTAAAGTCAAATGTTACAAAAAATCCTGAAAAAATATCAGATGCTGAATATTTAGTTTTGCCTGGAGTCGGTGCATTTGGGCAAATTATGAATAATATTGAGCCTTATAAAAAACTTATAATCGAACATATTTCAGAAGGTAAACCATTTTTAGGAGTTTGTTTAGGATTACAAGCATTATTATCCAGTAGTGAAGAAACTCCTGGTGTTAAAGGACTAAATATTTTTAAAGGAAAAGTTAAAAAGCTTCCAATAGAAAACGGTCTTAAAATTCCCCATATGGGATGGAATCGTCTTGATATGACTTTATGTGAAAGTAAAAAAAGTTGTTCTATTATAGATGGGATAGACCAAGATTATTTCTATTTCGTTCATTCATATTATGCATCTCCCGAAGATGAAGAAGTTATATCTGGAACTACAGAATATGGTTTTGATGTTACAGCTGTTTTACATCAAAATAATGTGTTCGCAACCCAATTTCATCCAGAAAAAAGTGGAGTTCCTGGCCTAAAAATGTTAAAGAATTTTGTTTCAATGCAAATATAA